From the Synergistaceae bacterium genome, the window AACAGGGGGGTATTACAATGAGCAGTTTCACCATGGCGGAAGCCATCATCGCGGCGCACACCAAGGATCCCGTCGCGCCGGGCAACATCTGCGGGGTCAGCGTGGACTTCGCCTTCGCAAACGACATTACAGCGCCGCCTTCCATCAGAGAATTCGCCAACATGGGGGCCGAAAAGGTCTTCGATCCGCAGCGCTGCGCGATTTTGCCCGACCACTTCACGCCGAACAAGGACATCGCCTCCGCGGAGCAGGCTAAAATCTGCCGGGATTTCGCCCGTAAACAGGGCATGCTCTACTGGGAGGTGGGGCGCGTGGGGGTGGAGCACGCCTTCCTCCCCGAGCAGGGCTACGTCCTTCCGGGAGAGATCATTCTCGGCGCCGACAGCCACACCTGCACCGGCGGCGCGCTGGGGGCGCTGGCCACGGGCGTCGGCTCCACGGACCTGGCTGCGACCTGGGCTCTGGGGACCACCTGGCTGCGCGTCCCGGAAACCTGCCGCGTGGACTTCGAGGGCAGCCCCTCCCAGTGGATCGGAGGCAAGGACCTGATCCTCGCCGTCATCGGCAAACTGGGCGTCGAGGGGGCGCGTTACATGGCGCTGGAGTTCCACGGAGAGGGCCTTTCCAAACTGCCTCTGGACGGGCGCATGACCATGGCCAATATGGCGATCGAAGCGGGGGGCAAGGCAGGGCTTTTCGTCCCGGACGAGGCGGTTCTGGCCCACGTCAAAAAACGCGCGAAACGCCCCTTCAAAGCCATCTGTCCCGACGAGGGAGCCGCTTACGCGAAAAGAATCTCCATCGACCTGGATAAACTGGAGCCTGTGGTGGCGCTGCCCCATCTGCCGGAGAACGTCAAAACGGCCAAAGAATGCAAAAATATTGAAATCGACCAGGTCTTCATCGGCTCCTGCACCAACGGACGAATGACCGACATCGAACAGGCCGTGAAAATTCTCAAAGGCCGCAAAATTCACGACCGCGTGCGCCTGATCGTCATCCCCGCCTCCTACGAGGTTTACAACGCCTCGCTGGAGAAGGGCTATATCCGCGATTTGACCGAGGCCGGCGCGGTGATTTGCACCCCCACCTGCGGCCCCTGCCTTGGCGGGTACATGGGCATTCTGGCGGGAGGCGAGCGCTGCGTCTCCACCAGCAACCGCAACTTCGTCGGTCGTATGGGCAGCACAAAGAGCGAGATCATCCTGGCCGGGCCGATGGTCGCGGCGGCGAGCGCCCTTTTCGGACGCGTCGCGGATCCCCGGGAAGTCGAATAAAGGAGTGACGGCTATGAACACGATATTGACAGGCAAAGTCTGGAAGTACGGCGACAACGTGGATACGGACGTCATCATTCCGGCGCGTTACCTCTCCACCAGCATTCCCTCGGAGCTGGCCCCCCACTGCATGGAGGACATCGACTCCACCTTCATAAAAGAGGTGAAGGCCGGCGACATCATGGTCGGAGGCAGCAACTTCGGCTGCGGTTCCAGCCGGGAGCACGCGCCGCTGGCCATTGCGGGAGCGGGAATTTCCTGCGTTATCGCCGTCTCCTACGCCCGGATTTTCTATCGCAACGCGATTAACGTGGGGCTTCCGATTTTCGAGTGCCCCGAGGCCGTGAAGGGCATCGAGAAGGGCGACACGGTGGAGGTCGATCTGGAAAAGGGAACCATCACCGACAAAACCAAAGGGAAAACCTGGACGGCGAACCCCTTCCCGCCCTTCCTGCGGGATCTGATCGGAGCCGGCGGACTGGTGCCCTGGGCCCGCAAAAAGCTTAAAGAGGTGCGCAAATGAAGCGCCATAAAATCGCTCTTCTGCCTGGAGACGGCATTGGCCCGGAAGTGACCGCGGAGGCCGTGAAAGTTCTGGACGCGGCGGGAGCGAAGCACGGTTTCGCCCTGGAGTGGGTTCCCTATCCCTTCGGCGCGGGACATTACAACCGGACGGGGGAGATTCTTCCCGAATCCGTGCTGACGGAAATGGGACAGGCCGACGCCATGCTGCTGGGGGCCGTGGGAGACCCCTCGGTGAAGCCGGGGATTCTGGAGCGGGGCATTCTTCTGAAGCTGCGCTTCCACTTCGATCAATATATCAACCTGCGCCCGGCCCGGAGTTTTGCCGGCGTGCCCTGTCCCGTCCCGCTGGTGGAGGGGACGCGTATCGACTCCGTTGTTGTGCGTGAAAACACGGAAGATTTCTACATGGGCATCGGAACCACGACACAGGACGGCGGCATCGACGTTCCCTTCGAGGCGGAGCGGGGGCTGTACAAACTCTCCGGGAAACTGAGCGCGAAATTCGCCCCCGACTGTCCGGCGGCGCTGCAGATCGGCGCCCTT encodes:
- the leuD gene encoding 3-isopropylmalate dehydratase small subunit; translation: MNTILTGKVWKYGDNVDTDVIIPARYLSTSIPSELAPHCMEDIDSTFIKEVKAGDIMVGGSNFGCGSSREHAPLAIAGAGISCVIAVSYARIFYRNAINVGLPIFECPEAVKGIEKGDTVEVDLEKGTITDKTKGKTWTANPFPPFLRDLIGAGGLVPWARKKLKEVRK
- a CDS encoding 3-isopropylmalate dehydratase large subunit, with amino-acid sequence MSSFTMAEAIIAAHTKDPVAPGNICGVSVDFAFANDITAPPSIREFANMGAEKVFDPQRCAILPDHFTPNKDIASAEQAKICRDFARKQGMLYWEVGRVGVEHAFLPEQGYVLPGEIILGADSHTCTGGALGALATGVGSTDLAATWALGTTWLRVPETCRVDFEGSPSQWIGGKDLILAVIGKLGVEGARYMALEFHGEGLSKLPLDGRMTMANMAIEAGGKAGLFVPDEAVLAHVKKRAKRPFKAICPDEGAAYAKRISIDLDKLEPVVALPHLPENVKTAKECKNIEIDQVFIGSCTNGRMTDIEQAVKILKGRKIHDRVRLIVIPASYEVYNASLEKGYIRDLTEAGAVICTPTCGPCLGGYMGILAGGERCVSTSNRNFVGRMGSTKSEIILAGPMVAAASALFGRVADPREVE